The following DNA comes from Balaenoptera ricei isolate mBalRic1 chromosome 7, mBalRic1.hap2, whole genome shotgun sequence.
attttcatctttaattttttctaggAAATCCGAAAAGTTGTGCAGAGTTTGGAACAAACAGCTCGAGAGATTTTAACTCTACTGCAAGGGGTCCATCAGGGTGCTGGGTTTCAGGACAGTAAgttctttgttttgattttgaagGTTTTTATCCAATTTATTGATCTCTCATTTAAAGAGTTAATTTACATCCAGAAGACATATCAAATCTGTATTATTTACTCTGAAAAATGTCTCTCATGCTTTATGGTGAGTAAAAATTGGTGAAGTGGGTGAGCTGATCATTTTACAGGTTTCCAGAATTCTGTGTATTTTGGTTGATTTTCTGCTTTCATGTAGGTTGAAATAGGAATGTCTTCTCCTGTGATAGAGTTATACTGATGATAATTGTGGTAGTTTCATAGCTCTCTTGTGTATCTAGCAacttttatttggttctttttcttaAACCCAGTCTTTCAgtcattgaaaataatttaatatgcaTTTGTAGATAATGAAATGGCCAGTGTAAAATGTTGTCAATGTGTTTACAGTCAGCTCTTGTTTGGGTATCAAGTACGAGAAGTTTAGACATGGAACTTCCATTGTAAGATGTAGTGAGCACAACTGAAAGAGCTGAAATATAGTTTCAGATAGATAATGATATAATGATGTAATTAACAGGTGTCAGGGACCAGTCATTTTTCTAGGTGATACAGAGTTGGTCAGCCTGATTGAGAATAATTATAAAGCTGCCTTTTGACCAAATATGGGAGCTAGAAGCAGCCCAATTTTAGGCATCCTTTGGGGACTGACTAGGAAAGGCAGCTTAAAGGTGAGGTTATTTATGACAGTTTACCAGTATGTTTCCCAACATATTCCCTTTTagcaattttttgtttgtttattttttttagtaggGAAGCTAGATATGAAATTTTAAGAGCCAGCTTGAAAGCAGAGATGCATACCCTACATTTGgtcatgagatttaaaaaaaaaattgatttatttccAGGTAGACTACATAGATTGTTAAGCAAGAActgtatttgaaatttgctaagtcTGTCATTATTATGTTTGATTATCTTTTTGTGATCAGTTCCAAAGAGGTGTTTGAAAGCTCGAGAACATTTTGGTACAGTAAAAACACATCTGACGTCTTTGAAGACCAAGTTTCCTGCTGAGCAGTATTACAGGTTTGTAAGACAACTAGCATCTTTTATAACGTTAAGtaaaaaaaggcaagagaaaaattATACGTACTAAATGATTGCTTCGGTAAAAATCCCTCTACTTAGAAGAagcaacagaaaggaaaaggaactgtTAATAGTGGTGGTATTTTAATGGTGACAAaagtgttgattttatttttttctcccttttactttcaaaattttcttaagGAACATGTATAATTTTTGCAATGAAAaggtaattaaaaagaaaatatgtattgtGTGAAGGTCAAAATAGGGAATatctttttagtatattcaagTTACTTGTGAAGTTGGATGAACCCTATCTTTGCTGTTAAGGTTATGGGATTAAGTggcagtgtatgtgtgtgtgtataaatacactGAATATCGAATTTCACTGCCAAGTGACATATGTGGGTAATATCTTATGCCATATCTTGTTGAATGTACAACACTATTAATTTTAAGATACAATGTTATTTTTCATACCACTAGGGAAAAAATTTGTTGTTAATCATAATTGTGAAATGTaaattgtacaatacatcctgaTTTCATAGATGTTAAACTGGGAAAAACTGAGTGTTGATGAAATATAGTAAATAGGAACCTAAACTTTCTACTTACGCTTGCTTTCTCACTAGAGAAGATATTCTTTTAGGACACGTTATAGGCAAGAAATAGTTAGGACGTGTATATGGGGAGTGGATAGTATAACCTCACAAGATTCTTTAAAGGTAGGGGCCGGCAAACTACTGTggccttttatattttatataaatatatttatattttaaagagttgttaagaaaaaaaaaacaaataagagtATGtgacagagactgaaagtgaccCACAAAGCCTCaatcacagaaaaagtttgctgacccctgctgtaAGGTAATAACTGATGCTTAGAGAAGTAGGACAATAGAACTGGCAGGGTCTTTAGAGACCATGGTGTTTGGAGTTCACACACAGGCTGCCCTCTGGCTGATTTGGACCTCAGAATGTTTTGTTTGGCCTGGGTTTTGTTGAAAGATGGTTTTGAATTTGTTGCCACATTTGAAAATCAGGAGGCATAGCATAAATATCTAGGGGTTgtaaaatttcttatttctttttcaggctCCTAGCTTGGTTTAACTGCAGTATCCCAAGGTTTTAAGTTCACCTGTTTAGTAACTGCACATGGTAGTTATTTCCTATGTGTGTGAATCAGGAGTTTCTTGATACCCTGCACTCAGTTCAGAGCATAACACAGTCAGGTGCTGAGGCTGATGTACAGTTGGGGTTCTCATCAATCTTCATTCgcccacatttatttttctcagagcagtgTTATTGTATTTACTGATTAAACTTCTAAAGCACAGTTGCTCTTGTCCATAGCCTTTGGTTGTAAAGTTTTGCATTCATCAAAATTGGACCATGCTTCTCATTCATTAAAATTATAGTAAGTAGTTGTTATAAATTTGGACAGGCAAATCCAGTCCAGTGTACTTACGCTGCACCCACCTCATATACTTAAAGGTCACGTTGCTCTTACACGTTTTAtaagttttatttgaaaaaagggCCCCACTCCTCGCGTGTCTGACCACGGCTGCCCCCGTCCTGTCTTTCTGACGCTGGTGCCTCACGCTCGCCGCAGGTTTCACGAGCACTGGAGGTTTGTGCTACAGCGCCTGGTCTTCTTGGCAGCCTTCGTCGTGTACTTGGAGTCGGAGACCCTGGTGACTCGAGAGGCGGTCACGGAGATCCTTGGCAGTGAGTGTCCGCAGGCGTGTCTACCTGCAGGGCCAGCTGAGGTTTTGGCGGGGGGGCTTTCTATTTATGGAAACAAATGAGAGCTAAATGGAAAACTGGTTACTTGgaaacagaaaaactaaaaatgtgtagggcttccctggtggtgcagtggttgagagtctgcctgctaatgcaggggacacgggttcgagccctggtctgggaagatcccacatgccgcggagcaactgggcccgtgagccacaactactgagcctgcgcgtctggagcctgtgctctgcaacaagagcagccgcgatagtgagaggccccgtgcaccgcgatgaagagtggcccccgcttgccgcaactggaggaagccctcgcgcagagacgaagacccaacacagccaaaaacataaattaattaattaataataattaaaggtgctagcaatttttaaaaaaaaaataaaaataaaaatgtgtagtGGCTTGCTCTTTGTACTTGGGTGTtcctttgagtttttaaaaacgtCAAGcctacagaaaaaaagaacagtgcaGTGAACCCCTGTGTACCCCCCACTTAGATCCTCTGCTTGTTCACATTTTGGCCCATCTGCTTAGTCTCTTACTGTGTGTGCCTTGGGGGCACGTGCGAACCGTTTGAAAGTCAGGTGTAGAGACCATGACTTCTCATTTCAGTGCTTCAGCGTGCACTTCTAAAAACAAAGGTATTCTCAGACATAACTAGGTACCATTCTtggtggtattattattatttttctttttggttaaaattttatttatttattatttttggctgcgttgggtcttcattgctgcgcgtgggctttctctagttgcggcgagcgggggctactcttcattgtggtgcgcgggcttctcactgcggtggcggaacacgggctctaggcgcaggggcttagtaGTTGCgacgcgcgggcttagttgctccgcggcatgtgggatcttcccggaccagggctcgaacccatgtcccctgcattggcaggcagattcttagctactgtgacaccagggaagccctttggtggtattatattttgaaagaagaatggaaggaaaaattGAATTCTGCTTGAGAGTATGAAAAATCCACAGTGCCAGGGATATGTCCACATTCAAAAGATAGTTTTGAAGGACTTGTTCCTTTTTCACTTTGAGAGAaattacatgtgtgtgtatgtgtgtgtgtgtgtctgtatttttaaaaatttttaggtgTAAGTTGTATTTCCATCACGACCTTGTCTttactttgttatattttttagttgAGCCAGATCGGGAGAAGGGATTTCATCTGGATGTAGAAGATTATCTCTCAGGAGTTCTCATTCTTGCTAGTGAACTGGTAAGAAGCTTAGTGATTTGTCATTTGCTCTTTTGATTTTTCCACTTCCTTGTCAGGTTTTTTAAATGGGTACAAAAATTCAGCAGTCTCGTTCTTTTCTAAGCCACCTGTCGGTCACAGGGTAGTCACTGACTGTGTACTGTGTGTGGTAGGCTTTGCTGGGATGGCGGTTCAGACGATGAGGTGGCCGTGCACACTTAAGTACTGTGTGCACTTTTAAAAGATGAGAATGCCTCTTCCTTTCAAAGTAG
Coding sequences within:
- the TSN gene encoding translin isoform X1, whose protein sequence is MSVSEIFVELQGFLAAEQDIREEIRKVVQSLEQTAREILTLLQGVHQGAGFQDIPKRCLKAREHFGTVKTHLTSLKTKFPAEQYYRFHEHWRFVLQRLVFLAAFVVYLESETLVTREAVTEILGIEPDREKGFHLDVEDYLSGVLILASELSRLSVNSVTAGDYSRPLHISTFINELDSGFRLLNLKNDSLRKRYDGLKYDVKKVEEVVYDLSIRGFNKETAAACAEK
- the TSN gene encoding translin isoform X2, encoding MSVSEIFVELQGFLAAEQDIREEIRKVVQSLEQTAREILTLLQGVHQGAGFQDIPKRCLKAREHFGTVKTHLTSLKTKFPAEQYYRFHEHWRFVLQRLVFLAAFVVYLESETLVTREAVTEILGIETVGQQRDRRRLLPAPAHLHLHQRAGFRLPPPQPQKRLPAEAL